The following coding sequences are from one Musa acuminata AAA Group cultivar baxijiao chromosome BXJ1-6, Cavendish_Baxijiao_AAA, whole genome shotgun sequence window:
- the LOC135677375 gene encoding GDSL esterase/lipase 7-like, with product MDKMSGDRAGPSFLTVLAFMGFLCASECARAPAMFIFGDSLIDNGNNDYIPSIARADYYPYGIDFGMPTGRFCNGLIVTDYAAIRLGLPFPPPYLSLASQTTMILGGVNYASAAAGILDETGRHYGSRITFNRQIELFSQTVRLQLPLLIPDPVALTQYLASSLFVINIGSNDYINNYLLPDLYTSSRTYSGEEFAKLLIHNLAQHLTSMYNIGARKMLLVGIGPLGCIPSQLAMNNITIRCVERANELVKQFNQYLIPAMIKLNSTLPGSFFVYHNIYDTFSDMIQNPSKYGFSISNQACCGNGRHGGQQSCLPLQKPCTARDQYIFWDSFHPTQAANGIIADKCYSGTARDCFPISGYQLAEM from the exons ATGGACAAGATGAGTGGAGACCGAGCTGGTCCTTCCTTTCTCACTGTCCTGGCGTTCATGGGATTCTTGTGTGCGTCAGAATGTGCTCGGGCTCCAGCCATGTTCATCTTTGGAGACTCGCTGATCGACAACGGCAACAACGACTACATACCGTCGATCGCGCGAGCAGACTATTATCCCTACGGAATCGACTTCGGGATGCCGACTGGCCGATTCTGCAATGGCCTAATAGTCACAGATTATGCTG CAATACGTTTGGGCTTGCCTTTTCCACCACCGTATCTAAGTCTAGCATCACAGACCACCATGATATTGGGAGGAGTGAACTATGCTTCGGCTGCCGCAGGCATTCTTGATGAGACCGGCCGGCATTAC GGAAGTAGGATTACATTTAATAGGCAGATAGAACTATTTTCCCAGACAGTGAGGCTGCAATTGCCACTCCTAATTCCAGACCCAGTGGCACTAACTCAGTACCTAGCCAGCTCACTGTTTGTGATTAACATTGGCAGCAATGACTACATCAACAACTATCTTCTTCCCGATCTCTACACCTCAAGCAGGACTTACTCTGGAGAGGAATTCGCCAAACTGCTCATCCACAATTTAGCACAGCATTTAACG AGCATGTACAACATTGGAGCCAGGAAGATGCTGCTGGTCGGTATCGGACCGCTCGGTTGCATACCAAGTCAGCTAGCCATGAACAACATCACAATCAGATGCGTCGAACGAGCCAATGAATTGGTCAAACAATTCAATCAGTATCTCATACCTGCGATGATCAAGCTGAACTCCACCTTGCCAGGCTCGTTCTTTGTGTACCACAACATCTATGACACCTTCTCCGACATGATCCAAAATCCTTCTAAATATG GGTTCTCAATCAGTAACCAGGCTTGCTGTGGGAATGGAAGGCATGGAGGGCAACAGAGCTGCCTGCCCTTGCAAAAGCCATGCACCGCCAGAGACCAATACATTTTCTGGGATTCTTTCCACCCAACACAAGCAGCAAATGGCATCATCGCTGACAAGTGCTACAGTGGAACAGCCAGGGACTGCTTTCCTATCAGCGGCTATCAGTTGGCAGAGATGTAG
- the LOC135677595 gene encoding transcription factor bHLH49-like: MRSVSACPRSIPSVSGRKPVFVVHLHSADSSKCEAIGVYRFLSPLFIVHSTGHDFLVFLASLIQLASRGEPQPGVTTMRNSSSDIPAISKSVLGTSWLDPCWNPSGTSSSGGGSFLQTGPGTLPPSLSHFPADSAFIERAAARFSCFGATSSGGMAADPLDASMTERKKGRWLDVERGQAEFSGGGHEHGASSTSGAENSSSKNLGANKRRSIEDALMDQTHGIPQISTETNNRQKSSTVKPNGKQSKDFSEDYIHLRARHGQATNSHSLAERVRREKISQRMKLLQELVPGCSKVTGKALMLDEIINYVQSLQQQVEFLSMKLATVNPRPDMNIEALISKDLLRSHGGSSSAVGFSPHVVDPQLHLSQQGLMQTGIFGDLNTANSFRRTIDSQLSIYKGRMTRMPISCDEELQNVMQMATLCSNHFNN; encoded by the exons ATGAGGTCAGTGAGTGCTTGTCCTCGATCGATTCCTTCAGTTTCGGGACGAAAACCTGTCTTCGTTGTTCATCTCCACTCCGCTGACAGCAGCAAGTGTGAAGCCATTGGTGTCTACAGGTTCCTGTCTCCATTGTTCATTGTTCATTCTACTGGTCATGACTTTTTGGTGTTCTTGGCTTCATTGATCCAGCTAGCGTCGAGAGGAGAACCACAACCTGGTGTCACTACAATGAGGAACTCATCCAGTGATATCCCTGCCATTAGCAAGTCAGTTCTTGGGACTTCGTGGCTTGATCCGTGCTGGAATCCTTCGGGCACATCATCATCCGGAGGAGGAAGTTTCCTGCAAACTGGCCCTGGAACTCTTCCCCCGAGTCTCTCTCATTTCCCAGCTGATTCGGCTTTCATCGAGCGAGCTGCTGCGAGGTTTTCGTGCTTCGGTGCCACAAGCTCAGGCGGCATGGCAGCAGATCCTTTAG ATGCCTCGATGACCGAACGGAAGAAAGGAAGATGGCTTGATGTCGAGCGTGGCCAAGCTGAGTTCAGTGGAGGTGGCCATGAACATGGAGCTAGTTCGACCAGTGGAGCAGAGAATTCTTCTTCCAAGAATCTTGGTGCTAATAAAAGGAGATCCATTGAG GATGCGTTAATGGATCAAACACATGGAATCCCACAAATCTCTACTGAAACCAATAACAGGCAGAAAAGCTCAACTGTTAAGCCTAATGGGAAGCAAAGCAAAGATTTCTCTGAAGATTACATTCATTTGAGGGCACGGCATGGCCAGGCTACAAATAGCCACAGTCTTGCAGAACGA GTAAGAAGGGAGAAGATTAGCCAGAGGATGAAGCTTCTTCAAGAACTTGTTCCTGGTTGCAGCAAA GTAACAGGAAAAGCCCTCATGCTCGATGAGATCATTAACTATGTTCAATCACTACAGCAGCAGGTTGAG TTTCTCTCAATGAAGCTTGCAACTGTCAATCCAAGGCCAGACATGAACATAGAAGCACTTATTTCTAAAGAT CTTCTTCGGTCCCATGGTGGTTCTTCGTCTGCCGTTGGTTTCTCACCTCATGTGGTCGATCCTCAATTACATCTATCACAACAAGGACTCATGCAAACCGGGATATTTGGTGACTTGAACACTGCAAATTCTTTCAGAAGAACGATAGATTCTCAACTGAGCATATACAAAGGGCGTATGACTCGG ATGCCTATTTCATGTGATGAAGAGCTTCAAAATGTCATGCAAATGGCTACTTTGTGCAGCAATCATTTCAACAACTGA